One Planctomycetota bacterium DNA segment encodes these proteins:
- a CDS encoding carbon-nitrogen hydrolase family protein yields the protein MRVGIVQMRVETGEKEANLERALVGIAEAAEQRADVVVLPECLDLGWLCGRARELAEPVPGTLSRRLAEAARAHGVYLCAGFTEQAGESFYNSALLFDRMGRLILKHRKINELEVGLRTYSRGSELRVADTEFGRIGVNICADNWVPFIDQTLACMGARVVLSPCAWACEPRKEAANSKAIRERFKKRTTESPIFLVGANSVGELTDGPWKGRILHGRSLVYGPGGRELAAGHLNKEQILYCDIA from the coding sequence ATGCGTGTGGGGATCGTGCAGATGCGGGTGGAGACGGGCGAGAAGGAGGCCAATCTCGAGCGCGCGCTGGTGGGGATCGCCGAGGCGGCCGAGCAGCGCGCCGACGTGGTGGTGCTGCCCGAGTGCCTGGACCTCGGCTGGCTGTGCGGGCGCGCCCGCGAGCTGGCCGAGCCGGTGCCGGGCACCCTCAGCCGCCGGCTGGCCGAGGCGGCCCGGGCGCACGGCGTGTACCTGTGCGCAGGCTTCACCGAGCAGGCGGGCGAGAGCTTCTACAATTCGGCGCTGCTCTTCGACCGCATGGGCCGCCTGATCCTCAAGCACCGCAAGATCAACGAACTGGAGGTCGGGCTGAGGACCTACTCGCGCGGCTCGGAGCTGCGCGTGGCCGACACGGAGTTCGGACGCATCGGCGTGAACATCTGTGCGGACAACTGGGTGCCGTTCATTGACCAGACGCTCGCCTGCATGGGTGCGCGCGTGGTGCTCTCGCCGTGCGCCTGGGCCTGCGAGCCCCGCAAGGAGGCCGCCAACAGCAAGGCGATCCGCGAGCGGTTCAAGAAGCGCACCACCGAGAGCCCCATCTTCCTCGTCGGCGCCAACAGCGTGGGCGAACTCACCGACGGCCCCTGGAAGGGCCGCATCCTGCACGGCCGCAGCCTCGTCTACGGGCCCGGCGGCCGCGAACTCGCCGCCGGACACCTCAACAAGGAGCAAATCCTGTACTGTGACATCGCGTGA
- a CDS encoding EamA family transporter, producing the protein MSRRALVLGVLACVSWSTVFVLGRMTIRHHATDPVVLGLYRFGLTGLVLAATLILSGRGGALGVVIREPAPFLFLGLTGGFAMGFFVFLALQHTHSIVVQVIMNSNPVLIVPLSLLVGERVGVGKVCGVALGVAGCVLVLGGVSPEQAHENPRHVLGGVLAGLSGLSWAAYTVFGRRVVRRHGGLVTTTLSMLIGGVAFLVACLAMGKGLALPWRGALAGVYLALVPTAFGFTAWYVALKDLPANVLGPLQFVVPVGGVALALLLLPDERLTAPMLLGGIVALAGVFLSTREAAGPRARGSDESDL; encoded by the coding sequence GTGAGCCGCCGCGCCCTGGTGCTGGGAGTTCTCGCCTGCGTGTCCTGGAGCACGGTCTTCGTGCTCGGCAGGATGACGATCCGCCATCACGCCACCGACCCTGTGGTGTTGGGCCTCTACCGCTTCGGCCTCACGGGCCTCGTTCTGGCCGCCACGCTGATCCTGAGCGGACGCGGCGGGGCCCTCGGCGTGGTGATCCGCGAGCCGGCTCCGTTCCTGTTTCTGGGCCTCACGGGCGGGTTCGCCATGGGCTTCTTCGTCTTCCTCGCGCTTCAGCACACCCATTCGATCGTCGTCCAGGTCATCATGAACTCCAACCCCGTGCTCATCGTGCCGCTGTCGCTTCTGGTGGGAGAGCGGGTGGGCGTGGGCAAGGTCTGCGGGGTGGCGCTCGGGGTGGCGGGGTGCGTGCTCGTGCTGGGAGGGGTGTCGCCCGAGCAGGCTCACGAGAACCCGCGCCACGTGCTCGGCGGCGTTCTCGCGGGGCTGTCGGGCCTCTCGTGGGCGGCTTACACCGTGTTTGGGCGGCGCGTGGTTCGGCGGCACGGCGGTCTGGTGACGACGACGCTGAGCATGCTCATCGGCGGCGTGGCGTTTCTCGTCGCCTGCCTGGCGATGGGGAAGGGCCTGGCGCTGCCGTGGCGGGGCGCGCTGGCCGGGGTTTACCTTGCCCTCGTGCCCACAGCGTTCGGCTTCACCGCGTGGTACGTGGCGCTGAAGGACCTGCCGGCGAACGTCCTCGGCCCGCTTCAGTTCGTCGTTCCGGTCGGGGGCGTGGCCTTGGCCCTTCTGCTCCTGCCCGACGAGCGGCTCACCGCCCCCATGCTCCTGGGGGGCATCGTCGCTCTGGCCGGTGTGTTCCTCTCGACGCGCGAGGCCGCGGGTCCAAGAGCACGCGGGTCCGATGAGTCCGACCTCTGA
- a CDS encoding sulfite exporter TauE/SafE family protein yields the protein MKLSGETLMAADEQAPARRLRVAWNIGLVALGGLLLALTFTRMPGLAVGGAWRFVAIGLMAFVAEYVDSSLGMGYGTTLTPLLMILGFSPLQIVPAVLLSEFFTGISAGLMHHGFGNVDLRRGTRAFTTTWILALCSVVGALAAVVLAVNLPKQAVKLYIGAMVLAVGLFIILAGKGIGRFSWGKIVGLGTVAAFNKGISGGGYGPLLTGGQVLAGVPGKNAIGITSLAEGVVCLVGLIAYFSLSQSLDWGLAVPLVVGAMASVPAATWTVKVLPESILRRSIGYATTFLGVLSLVSSIKM from the coding sequence ATGAAGTTGAGCGGAGAAACCCTGATGGCCGCTGACGAGCAGGCCCCTGCGCGGCGCCTCCGCGTCGCCTGGAACATCGGGCTGGTGGCACTGGGCGGCCTTCTGCTCGCCTTGACTTTCACGCGAATGCCCGGTCTCGCGGTGGGCGGGGCGTGGAGGTTCGTGGCCATCGGCCTGATGGCCTTTGTGGCGGAGTACGTGGACTCTTCGCTGGGCATGGGTTACGGCACCACGCTCACCCCGCTCCTCATGATCCTGGGCTTTTCCCCCCTACAGATTGTCCCCGCGGTGCTGTTGTCGGAGTTCTTCACCGGGATCTCCGCGGGGTTGATGCACCATGGGTTCGGCAATGTGGACCTGAGGCGTGGTACCCGGGCGTTCACGACGACCTGGATCCTGGCGCTCTGTTCCGTGGTGGGGGCCCTCGCGGCCGTGGTGCTGGCCGTGAACCTGCCGAAGCAGGCTGTGAAGCTCTACATCGGCGCCATGGTGCTTGCGGTCGGCCTCTTCATCATTCTGGCGGGCAAGGGGATAGGGCGGTTCTCGTGGGGCAAGATCGTGGGCCTTGGCACAGTGGCCGCGTTCAACAAGGGCATCTCGGGCGGGGGCTACGGGCCGCTGCTCACAGGCGGGCAGGTGCTCGCGGGGGTGCCTGGGAAGAATGCCATCGGGATCACGTCGCTGGCCGAAGGAGTCGTGTGCCTGGTGGGGCTGATTGCGTACTTCAGCCTGAGTCAGTCGCTCGACTGGGGCCTGGCAGTGCCCCTAGTGGTCGGTGCGATGGCCTCCGTGCCGGCTGCCACGTGGACCGTCAAGGTGCTGCCTGAATCCATCCTGCGGCGCTCCATCGGCTACGCGACCACCTTCCTGGGGGTCCTGAGCCTCGTCAGCAGCATCAAGATGTGA
- a CDS encoding Rrf2 family transcriptional regulator, with protein sequence MKLSKKGIYALRVLPHLADGYGKEALSAATLAKREGISVKYLEQVLTTLRKAGFLVSERGKEGGYALRVPPQQVTLGDVIRAVDGPLAPIPCASRTAPHHDPDCPYPIETCWLRLLMLRVRDNIAAVLDQETVAQMAAEARRAVRKA encoded by the coding sequence ATGAAACTGTCGAAAAAGGGAATCTACGCCCTGCGCGTTCTGCCGCATCTGGCCGATGGCTACGGCAAGGAGGCGCTGTCGGCTGCCACGCTTGCGAAGCGTGAGGGGATATCGGTGAAGTACCTGGAGCAGGTGCTCACAACCCTGCGCAAGGCGGGGTTCCTGGTGAGCGAGAGGGGCAAGGAAGGAGGGTACGCACTGCGGGTTCCGCCGCAGCAGGTGACGCTGGGCGACGTGATCCGCGCAGTGGATGGCCCCCTGGCGCCGATCCCGTGCGCCAGCCGCACGGCGCCGCACCACGACCCCGATTGCCCGTATCCCATCGAGACCTGCTGGTTGCGCCTGCTCATGCTGCGGGTGCGCGACAACATCGCTGCGGTGCTGGACCAGGAGACGGTGGCCCAGATGGCCGCGGAGGCCCGTCGGGCAGTGAGGAAGGCGTGA
- a CDS encoding sugar phosphate isomerase/epimerase, giving the protein MQIGFLTACMGKKSLEDVVRVASELGFAALEVSVGHLPADRAIKEASKIKDLFAENGLAISSLAAYSNLLEADEAKRQAAIAAFKKNVDACVAVGTPILCAMTGMPVPGKSKEQTIAEDFKTVFTPLAQYAEDKGIKIAFENWFPTLLQHFDLWDAILAAVPSPAIGFNYDPSHLIWQGIDYLGGVDRYKDRIFHTHAKDTEMKAEVLARRGCLAGGWWRYVIPGYGSVEWGKYVGRLRQIGYKGVLSIEHEDGAFSPEDGLDKGIKYLRLFV; this is encoded by the coding sequence ATGCAGATCGGGTTTCTGACCGCGTGCATGGGCAAGAAGTCGCTCGAGGACGTCGTGCGAGTCGCCTCGGAGCTCGGGTTCGCCGCGCTCGAGGTCTCCGTGGGCCATCTGCCGGCGGACCGGGCGATCAAAGAGGCGTCGAAGATCAAAGACCTGTTCGCCGAGAACGGGCTGGCGATCTCGAGCCTCGCCGCCTACAGCAATCTGCTGGAGGCCGACGAGGCGAAGCGCCAGGCCGCCATCGCCGCGTTCAAGAAGAACGTGGACGCCTGCGTGGCTGTCGGCACGCCGATCCTGTGCGCCATGACCGGCATGCCGGTGCCCGGGAAGAGCAAAGAGCAGACGATCGCCGAAGACTTCAAGACGGTCTTCACCCCGCTCGCCCAGTACGCCGAGGACAAAGGGATCAAGATCGCCTTCGAGAACTGGTTCCCCACGCTGCTCCAGCACTTCGACCTGTGGGACGCCATCCTCGCCGCCGTGCCCTCGCCCGCCATCGGGTTCAACTACGATCCGTCGCATCTGATCTGGCAGGGCATTGACTACCTGGGCGGGGTGGACCGCTACAAGGACCGTATCTTCCACACGCACGCCAAGGACACGGAGATGAAGGCCGAGGTGCTGGCCCGGCGCGGGTGCCTGGCGGGCGGCTGGTGGCGCTACGTGATCCCCGGCTACGGCAGCGTGGAGTGGGGCAAGTACGTCGGCCGCCTGCGCCAGATCGGCTACAAGGGCGTGCTGAGCATCGAGCACGAGGACGGCGCCTTCAGCCCCGAGGATGGGCTCGACAAGGGCATCAAGTACCTGCGGCTGTTCGTGTGA
- a CDS encoding glucose 1-dehydrogenase, with translation MSVPMFRLEGKTALVTGAAGGLGAASAVALARSGADVALADRPGVSLDDTAAGASAHGHRVVRVAMDIRDLAQVREGVAEAERGLGRIDVLVNNAGINRPGPGLDVTEADWDAVFDTNVKGHFFVTQAVAPAMLARGYGRVIFVASQAGLVALPGQSLYCASKAAVILLAKGLAVEWAKQGVTVNAVAPTVVETNLTRARLANPEFRASVLARIPAGRLATPGDVAAAVVYLASDEAGMVTGSVLSVDGGWTAW, from the coding sequence ATGAGCGTGCCCATGTTTCGCCTGGAGGGCAAGACGGCTCTGGTCACGGGCGCGGCGGGCGGCCTGGGCGCGGCCTCGGCCGTCGCCCTGGCGCGCAGCGGGGCCGATGTGGCCCTCGCGGACCGCCCCGGCGTGAGCCTGGACGACACCGCCGCGGGGGCCTCGGCGCACGGCCACCGCGTGGTGAGGGTGGCGATGGATATTCGCGATCTGGCCCAGGTGCGCGAGGGCGTGGCCGAGGCCGAGCGCGGCCTCGGACGCATTGATGTCCTGGTCAACAACGCGGGGATCAACCGCCCGGGGCCGGGCCTCGACGTCACGGAGGCCGACTGGGATGCGGTGTTCGATACGAACGTGAAGGGGCACTTCTTCGTCACCCAGGCGGTGGCGCCGGCGATGCTGGCCAGAGGCTACGGGCGGGTGATCTTCGTTGCGAGCCAGGCCGGGCTGGTGGCGCTGCCGGGGCAGAGCCTCTACTGCGCGAGCAAGGCCGCCGTGATCCTGCTGGCCAAGGGGCTGGCCGTCGAGTGGGCGAAGCAGGGGGTCACGGTGAACGCCGTGGCGCCGACCGTGGTGGAGACGAACCTCACGCGGGCTCGGCTGGCGAACCCAGAGTTCCGCGCCTCGGTGCTGGCGCGCATCCCCGCGGGCCGGCTGGCCACGCCCGGGGACGTGGCCGCCGCCGTGGTCTACCTGGCCAGCGATGAGGCGGGCATGGTCACAGGCAGCGTGCTGTCGGTGGACGGCGGCTGGACGGCGTGGTGA
- a CDS encoding DNA methyltransferase — MSHPPYQPPRLERPPIYTVGANPAIAPFLAAGRRQGRAAEAGPPTDVAASKGSAAYRAHSYHTKVPPEGIVPFIEHYTSPGGVVLDPFCGSGMTGVAALRAGRRAVLVDLSPAATFIASNYCAPPDPQRLRREAQRLLAAVAGELDPLYATTCRSCGGAASIAYTVWSDRYACPDCGGEFALWDVARKGRRVAGRLACPHCPREAPRGGWRRLDPVPVRIALDCRGCGRQEAPPTEADRALAQAAGAGDWEQRVPHPTTPIPTRGDEIARVHKQGIGRVDQLFTRRNLRALATLWHAAATLPGLECRRGLFFCLTGAMPRASRTNKYIPALGAAPGPILGTMYIPGFHPELNVLALFQRKVDDVVRYSRDSGLAKDGLLFQPVERDAVRISTQSATDLSNIPDASIDYAFTDPPFGANIAYSELNLVWESWLGVRTHVPDEAVMSRTQRKGAEDYRRLMAQAFGEVRRVLRPGGRFSIVFHNTAAEVWRALQDALADAGFAVEAAVTFDKGPNQSFKQFTAEGAVTHDLVVTCAPEERGISAPRPPAATEADLAEYLQGLRAAPSGSREPRRLYSAAIAHFLVRGVRVPFGFREFRAMLARTE; from the coding sequence GTGAGCCACCCGCCCTATCAACCGCCGCGCCTGGAACGGCCCCCCATCTACACCGTGGGCGCCAACCCCGCTATCGCCCCCTTCCTCGCGGCGGGCCGCCGCCAGGGCCGTGCCGCGGAGGCGGGGCCGCCCACCGATGTGGCCGCTTCGAAGGGCTCCGCCGCCTATCGCGCGCACTCCTATCACACCAAGGTGCCGCCCGAGGGCATCGTCCCCTTCATCGAGCACTACACGAGCCCGGGCGGCGTGGTGCTCGACCCCTTCTGCGGCTCGGGCATGACCGGGGTCGCCGCACTCCGGGCCGGCCGCCGCGCCGTGCTCGTGGACCTCTCGCCGGCGGCGACCTTCATCGCCAGCAACTACTGCGCGCCGCCCGACCCCCAGCGCCTCCGCCGCGAGGCGCAGCGTCTCCTCGCCGCCGTTGCCGGCGAACTCGACCCGCTGTACGCCACCACCTGCCGGTCCTGCGGCGGGGCCGCCTCCATCGCCTACACCGTCTGGAGCGACCGCTACGCCTGCCCGGACTGCGGCGGCGAATTCGCCCTGTGGGACGTTGCCCGCAAGGGCCGCCGCGTGGCGGGCCGGCTCGCGTGCCCGCACTGCCCGCGCGAGGCCCCGCGCGGCGGCTGGCGCCGCCTCGACCCGGTGCCCGTGCGGATCGCCCTGGACTGCCGCGGCTGCGGCCGCCAGGAGGCCCCGCCCACCGAGGCCGACCGCGCGCTCGCGCAGGCCGCCGGCGCGGGCGACTGGGAGCAGCGCGTCCCGCACCCCACCACGCCCATCCCCACGCGGGGCGACGAGATCGCCCGCGTGCACAAGCAGGGCATCGGCCGGGTGGACCAGCTCTTCACCCGCCGCAACCTGCGCGCCCTCGCCACCCTCTGGCACGCGGCGGCCACGCTGCCCGGCCTCGAGTGCCGCCGCGGGCTCTTCTTCTGCCTCACCGGCGCCATGCCCCGGGCCTCCCGCACCAACAAGTACATCCCCGCGCTCGGCGCCGCGCCCGGGCCGATCCTCGGCACCATGTACATCCCGGGCTTCCACCCCGAACTCAACGTCCTCGCCCTCTTCCAGCGCAAGGTGGACGACGTGGTTCGGTACAGCCGGGACTCAGGGCTCGCCAAGGATGGCCTGCTCTTCCAGCCCGTGGAGCGAGACGCCGTCCGCATCTCCACCCAGAGCGCCACGGACCTCTCGAACATCCCCGACGCCAGCATAGACTACGCCTTCACCGACCCGCCATTCGGGGCCAACATCGCGTACTCCGAACTGAACCTGGTGTGGGAATCGTGGCTGGGCGTGCGCACCCACGTGCCCGACGAGGCGGTGATGAGCCGCACGCAGAGGAAGGGCGCGGAGGACTATCGGCGGCTCATGGCCCAGGCATTCGGCGAGGTGCGCCGCGTATTGCGGCCCGGCGGGCGCTTCAGCATCGTCTTCCACAACACCGCGGCCGAGGTCTGGCGCGCCCTCCAGGATGCCCTCGCCGACGCCGGCTTCGCGGTCGAAGCCGCCGTCACCTTCGACAAAGGCCCGAACCAGAGCTTCAAGCAGTTCACCGCCGAGGGCGCCGTTACCCACGACCTCGTCGTCACCTGCGCCCCCGAGGAGCGGGGCATCTCCGCCCCGCGTCCTCCGGCGGCCACCGAGGCCGATCTCGCCGAGTACCTCCAGGGCCTCCGGGCTGCGCCCTCCGGCTCGCGCGAGCCGCGCAGGCTCTACTCCGCGGCCATCGCGCACTTCCTCGTGCGGGGTGTGCGCGTGCCCTTCGGGTTCCGGGAGTTCCGGGCGATGCTCGCTCGCACGGAATAG
- a CDS encoding DNA polymerase III subunit alpha: protein MASADSFVHLHVHSHYSLLDGACKIPELVETASELKMPAVAVTDHGNLFGAVEFYRAASDAGVKPIIGYEAYVAPGSRLDKVNTGGIKEAAFHLTLLAENEQGWRNLIKLASAAYLEGFYYKPRIDWELLQKHCGGLLCLSGCLKSEVAHHLLAERHGVARDTAARYRDLFGPGRYYLEVQENGLDEQRTVNQGEIAIARELGVPLVATNDIHYLRRDDAAAHEALLCINTGKLLTDEDRMAFGTDQFYFASGREMAERFKDLPEALAATLDIAERCNLKMDFSKRHFPPFDSGGVSNDEHLRRLAFDGLREMYGGQPPADVVARLEEELGIIKEMAYASYFLIVRDFVMYAREHDIPVGLRGSGAGCLITRALGMTDFNPVEHGLLFKRFLDPERREPPDIDVDLCEVRREEVLSYVRQKYGADCVAQIVTFGTLGARAAIRDVGRVMDIPLKEVDAIAKEVPEVLHITLKEALAKSPELQNRYKNDPRIHNLLDVAMRLEGLCRHASTHAAGVVISDRPLTEHLPLCKTGDTVTTQFVFEDVETIGLLKMDFLGLRSLTICHEILDLVERETGTRLDLTQIPLDDAATYELLKRGETEGVFQFASQGMRSLLTRAKPDSIEDLIAIVAYYRPGPLQSGMMDKFINCKHGREPITYAHPKLEPYLKGTYGLIVYQEQIMQLAHDIGGMSMGEALSMIKAISKKKEDKIKKGRDAFIQGSTERGLDAKTAQDIYNLIEFFAGYGFNKAHSTAYAYVAYRMAYLRAHYPVQFFAASMTCERSNRDQVNAFVKDAKAHGIEVLPPDLNRSYTDFRTEGRQIRFGLGAIKNLGDKTADALVAAREAGGPFRSLFDLCERCDSRLVTRAALETLIKCGAADSLGGTRGQLLAGLDRALQVGATAQQDRSRGQASLFDLLADQQTPPQEQLPDVPDVPKNEQQAWEKDLLGFYVSGHPLEEHEDVLRMYATATTAQLAQTEDGTEVVVGGIVDSVRISVTRKGRFEGQRWARYELSDLDGTARGVMFAQEFAQHGQLLKEGAIVFIRGRVDYQGNEPTLRAQQIIPIERAHALLAGSLIVDVDEAAANEATLTELRDLCAAHHGELPVYVRIRLLDQSAYTLRVGRSMYVEPSAQLLAATHRLVGPGHARFAPRRNGNGNGHGGNGGQRPRRRPFAGTRHA from the coding sequence ATGGCCTCAGCCGATAGCTTCGTGCATCTCCATGTCCATAGCCACTACTCGCTGCTCGACGGGGCGTGCAAGATTCCCGAGCTGGTCGAGACGGCGAGCGAGCTGAAGATGCCGGCCGTGGCCGTGACCGATCACGGCAACCTCTTCGGCGCCGTGGAGTTCTACCGCGCCGCCTCCGACGCCGGCGTCAAGCCCATCATCGGCTACGAGGCCTACGTGGCCCCCGGCAGCCGCCTCGACAAGGTGAATACCGGCGGCATCAAGGAGGCCGCCTTCCACCTCACGCTGCTGGCCGAGAACGAGCAGGGCTGGCGCAACCTGATCAAGCTCGCCTCCGCCGCCTACCTCGAAGGCTTCTACTACAAGCCCCGGATTGACTGGGAACTGCTCCAGAAGCACTGCGGGGGCCTCCTCTGCCTCAGCGGCTGCCTCAAGAGCGAGGTCGCCCATCACCTCCTCGCCGAGCGCCACGGCGTCGCCCGCGACACCGCCGCGCGATACCGCGACCTCTTCGGCCCGGGGCGCTACTACCTCGAGGTCCAGGAGAACGGTCTCGACGAGCAGCGCACCGTGAACCAGGGCGAGATCGCCATCGCCCGCGAGCTGGGCGTGCCCCTCGTGGCGACCAACGACATCCACTACCTGCGCCGCGACGACGCGGCCGCCCACGAGGCCCTGCTGTGCATCAACACCGGCAAGCTGCTCACTGACGAAGACCGCATGGCCTTCGGCACCGACCAGTTCTACTTCGCCTCCGGCCGCGAAATGGCCGAGCGTTTCAAGGACCTGCCCGAGGCCCTCGCCGCCACGCTCGACATCGCCGAGCGCTGCAACCTCAAGATGGACTTCTCGAAGCGGCACTTCCCGCCCTTCGACTCCGGGGGCGTGTCGAACGACGAACACCTGCGCCGCCTGGCCTTCGACGGCCTGCGCGAGATGTATGGCGGCCAGCCCCCGGCCGACGTGGTGGCGCGCCTGGAGGAGGAGCTGGGCATCATCAAGGAGATGGCCTACGCCAGCTACTTCCTCATCGTGCGCGACTTCGTGATGTACGCCCGCGAGCACGACATCCCCGTCGGCCTCCGCGGCTCCGGCGCCGGCTGCCTCATCACCCGCGCCCTGGGCATGACCGACTTCAACCCCGTCGAGCACGGCCTGCTCTTCAAGCGCTTCCTCGACCCCGAACGGCGCGAGCCGCCCGACATTGACGTGGACCTCTGCGAGGTGCGGCGCGAAGAGGTGCTGAGCTACGTGCGCCAGAAGTACGGCGCCGACTGCGTGGCCCAGATCGTCACCTTCGGCACCCTGGGCGCGCGGGCCGCCATCCGCGACGTGGGGCGCGTGATGGACATTCCGCTCAAGGAAGTGGACGCCATCGCGAAGGAGGTGCCCGAGGTCCTCCACATTACCCTCAAGGAGGCCCTGGCCAAGAGCCCCGAGCTCCAGAACCGCTACAAGAACGACCCGCGAATCCACAACCTGCTCGACGTGGCCATGCGCCTCGAGGGCCTCTGCCGCCACGCCTCCACCCACGCCGCAGGAGTCGTCATCTCCGACCGGCCGCTCACCGAGCACCTGCCCCTGTGCAAGACCGGCGACACCGTCACCACCCAGTTCGTCTTCGAGGACGTGGAGACCATCGGGCTGCTGAAGATGGACTTCCTGGGCCTTCGCAGCCTGACCATCTGCCACGAAATCCTCGACCTGGTCGAGCGCGAGACCGGGACGCGCCTCGACCTCACGCAGATTCCCCTCGACGATGCCGCAACCTACGAGCTGCTCAAGCGCGGCGAGACGGAGGGCGTCTTCCAGTTCGCCTCGCAGGGCATGCGCAGCCTGCTCACCCGCGCCAAGCCCGACTCGATCGAGGACCTCATCGCCATCGTGGCCTACTACCGGCCCGGCCCGCTCCAGAGCGGCATGATGGACAAGTTCATCAACTGCAAGCACGGCCGCGAGCCGATCACCTACGCGCACCCCAAGCTCGAGCCCTACCTCAAGGGCACCTACGGCCTCATCGTCTATCAAGAGCAGATCATGCAACTCGCCCACGACATCGGCGGCATGTCCATGGGCGAGGCCCTCTCGATGATCAAAGCGATCAGCAAGAAGAAGGAAGACAAGATCAAGAAGGGCCGCGACGCCTTCATCCAGGGCTCGACCGAGCGCGGCCTCGACGCCAAGACCGCCCAGGACATCTACAACCTCATCGAGTTCTTCGCCGGCTACGGCTTCAACAAGGCGCACTCCACCGCCTACGCCTACGTCGCCTACCGCATGGCCTACCTCCGCGCCCACTACCCCGTGCAGTTCTTCGCCGCCTCCATGACCTGCGAGCGCTCCAACCGCGACCAGGTCAACGCCTTCGTCAAGGACGCCAAGGCCCACGGCATCGAGGTCCTTCCGCCCGATCTGAACCGCAGCTACACCGACTTCCGCACCGAGGGCCGCCAGATCCGCTTCGGCCTGGGCGCCATCAAGAACCTGGGCGACAAGACGGCCGACGCCCTGGTGGCGGCCCGCGAGGCTGGCGGCCCCTTCCGCTCGCTCTTCGACCTGTGCGAGCGCTGCGACAGCCGCCTCGTCACCCGCGCCGCCCTCGAGACCCTCATCAAGTGCGGCGCCGCCGACTCCCTGGGCGGCACGCGCGGCCAGCTCCTGGCGGGCCTCGACCGCGCCCTCCAGGTCGGCGCCACCGCACAGCAGGACCGCTCGCGCGGCCAGGCCAGCCTCTTCGACCTCCTCGCCGACCAGCAGACGCCGCCTCAGGAGCAGCTCCCCGACGTCCCCGACGTGCCCAAGAACGAGCAGCAGGCCTGGGAGAAGGACCTCCTGGGCTTCTACGTCTCGGGCCATCCGCTCGAGGAGCACGAGGACGTGCTGCGCATGTACGCCACGGCCACCACGGCCCAGCTCGCGCAAACAGAGGACGGCACCGAGGTGGTCGTGGGGGGCATCGTGGACAGCGTGCGCATCTCCGTCACCCGCAAGGGCCGATTCGAGGGGCAGCGCTGGGCGCGCTACGAACTCTCCGACCTCGACGGCACGGCCCGCGGCGTCATGTTCGCCCAGGAGTTCGCCCAGCACGGCCAGCTTCTCAAGGAGGGCGCCATCGTCTTCATCCGCGGGCGCGTGGACTACCAGGGCAACGAGCCCACCCTGCGCGCCCAGCAAATCATCCCCATCGAACGCGCACACGCCCTGCTGGCCGGCAGCCTGATCGTGGATGTAGATGAGGCGGCGGCCAACGAGGCCACCCTCACCGAGCTCCGCGACCTGTGCGCCGCGCACCACGGCGAACTGCCCGTCTACGTCCGAATCCGCCTCCTCGACCAGAGCGCCTACACGCTCCGAGTCGGCAGATCCATGTACGTGGAACCCTCGGCCCAGCTCCTCGCCGCCACCCACCGCCTCGTCGGCCCCGGCCACGCGCGCTTCGCCCCGCGGCGCAACGGCAACGGCAACGGCCACGGCGGCAATGGCGGGCAACGGCCCCGGCGACGCCCCTTCGCAGGCACCAGGCACGCGTGA